In Vigna unguiculata cultivar IT97K-499-35 chromosome 3, ASM411807v1, whole genome shotgun sequence, a single genomic region encodes these proteins:
- the LOC114175887 gene encoding uncharacterized protein LOC114175887 produces MKGEVQLQPPPVMQNPSDSDPLLPNQEEEESPGSSGEIKDDEEDVEAGLLPCCRICLESDSDPEDELISPCMCKGTQQFVHRSCLDHWRSVKEGFAFSHCTTCKAQFHLRVELFEDNSWRKIKFRLFVARDVFLVFLAVQTVIAAIGGFAYIMDKDGSFRNSFDDGWDRILSKHPIPFYYCIGVLAFFVLIGFFGLILHCSSLNTNDPRMAGCQNCCYGWGILDCFPASMEACFALVVVFVVIFAILGIAYGFLAATMAIQRIWQRHYHILTKRELTKEYIVEDLRGCYFPPKLDPEHEGRLKMLKLL; encoded by the exons ATGAAGGGGGAAGTACAGCTTCAGCCTCCACCGGTCATGCAAAACCCTAGTGATTCGGACCCTTTGCTCCCTAATCAGGAGGAGGAGGAGTCACCGGGAAGCTCCGGTGAGATCAAGGATGACGAAGAAGACGTTGAGGCAGGATTACTCCCCTGTTGTCGAATTTGCCTCGAAAGCGATTCTGACCCAG AGGATGAATTGATATCTCCATGCATGTGCAAAGGTACTCAACAGTTTGTTCACCGCTCGTGTCTTGATCATTGGCGCTCTGTAAAG GAAGGATTTGCCTTCTCTCACTGCACCACTTGCAAAGCCCAATTTCATCTTAGAGTTGAATTGTTTGAGGACAACTCTTGGCGAAAAATAAAGTTCAGACTTTTTGTGGCAAGGGATGTTTTCCTTGTTTTTCTGGCTGTACAGACT GTGATTGCAGCTATTGGTGGCTTTGCGTACATCATGGACAAAGATGGTTCGTTCAGGAACTCATTTGATGATGGCTGGGATAGGATACTGTCAAAGCATCCAATtccattttattattgtattg GTGTGCTGGCCTTTTTTGTACTGATTGGGTTTTTTGGTCTCATACTGCATTGCTCCTCCCTCAACACCAATGACCCCAGAATGGCTGGTTGTCAGAACTGTTGTTATGGATGGGGAATCCTGGATTGCTTTCCCGCTTCAATGGAGGCATGCTTTGCTCTTGTGGTTGTTTTCGTTGTCATCTTTGCAATTCTTGGTATAGCGTATGGTTTTCTTGCTGCCACCATGGCCATTCAAAGAATTTGGCAGAGGCACTACCATATCCTCACCAAGAGGGAACTTACAAAG GAATACATAGTAGAGGATCTTCGTGGCTGTTATTTCCCACCAAAGTTGGACCCAGAACATGAAGGCCGCTTGAAAATGCTCAAGCTTTTGTGA
- the LOC114175886 gene encoding potassium channel AKT1-like, with amino-acid sequence MLGCGQEEIELSRDGSHYSLSTGILPSLGAKSNRRIKLRRFILSPYDRRYRIWETFLIILVFYTAWVSPFEFGFLKKPEPPLSITDNIVNGFFFVDIVLTFFVAYIDKSTYLIVDDRKQIAWKYGRTWLAFDVISIIPSELIQKISPSPLQSYGLFNMLRLWRLRRVSALFSRLEKDRNYNYFWVRCAKLISVTLFAVHCAGCFYYLIAARYHDPKKTWIGSTMDNFLQHSLWSRYVMSIYWSITTLTTVGYGDLHPVNSREMTFDIFYMLFNLGLTAYLIGNMTNLVVHGTSRTRKFRDTIQAASNFAQRNQLPHRLQDQMLAHLCLKYRTDSEGLQQQETLDSLPKAIRSSISHYLFYSLIDKVYLFHGVSNDLLFQLVSEMKAEYFPPKEDVILQNEAPTDFYILVTGAVELVVLKNGVEQVVGEAKTGDLCGEIGVLCYKPQLFTVRTKRLSQLLRLNRTTFLNIVQANVGDGTIIMNNLLQHLKDLNDPIMEGVLVEIETMLARGRMDLPVSVCFAAARGDDLLLHQLLKRGMDPNESDNNRRTALHIAASQGKENCVLLLLDYGADPNITDLDGNVALWEAMVGEHESVRKVLAENGANLQCGDVGQFACSAVEQNNLKLLKEIKRYGGDITLPSINSGTTALHVAVSEGNVEMVKYLLDHGASIDKPDKHGWTARGLADQQSHTEIKAIFDSTGDPKVHSSLSIPEKQSAFRFLGRFTSEPTMPLPLEGSFHGADASLSQSQRQSQNRPRRRSSNYHNSLLGIMVAAHNGEKDLLLPLDMNNTGSNGMKSSSPARVIISCPERGEVVGKLVLLPGSFQELLEIGAKKFGFYPAKVVCKDGGQIEDLEVIRDGDHLVFLGAGEL; translated from the exons atgttgGGCTGCGGCCAAGAAGAGATTGAACTGTCACGGGATGGCAGCCACTACAGTCTCTCCACCGGAATACTTCCGTCTCTCGGAGCCAAAAGCAACCGCAGAATCAAGCTGCGCCGCTTTATTCTATCGCCCTACGACCGCCGTTacag GATATGGGAAACTTTCCTTATTATTCTGGTATTTTATACTGCCTGGGTTTCTCCCTTCGAATTCGGATTCTTGAAGAAGCCAGAACCACCGCTTTCCATTACGGACAATATTGTGAATGGATTTTTTTTCGTGGATATAGTTCTGACCTTCTTTGTGGCTTACATTGACAAAAGCACCTATTTGATCGTGGATGATCGGAAACAGATTGCTTGGAAATATGGAAGGACTTGGCTGGCCTTCGATGTTATCTCCATCATTCCTTCAGAGCTTATACAAAAGATATCACCTTCTCCTCTTCAATCTTACGGTTTATTCAACATGCTTCGCCTATGGCGTCTTCGGAGAGTCAGTGCTTTGTTTTCTCG GCTTGAGAAGGACAGAAACTATAACTATTTTTGGGTTCGGTGTGCCAAGCTTATTTCT GTTACCCTCTTCGCTGTTCATTGTGCTGGGTGTTTCTATTATCTTATTGCTGCACGTTATCATGATCCAAAGAAGACGTGGATTGGTTCAACGATGGATAATTTCCTTCAACACAGCTTGTGGTCAAGATACGTGATGTCTATTTACTGGTCTATTACTACCTTAACAACTGTCGGTTATGGAGATTTGCATCCAGTGAATTCAAGGGAGATGACCTTTGACATCTTTTATATGCTCTTTAATCTGGGGTTAACAGCGTATTTGATTGGTAATATGACCAATTTGGTTGTCCATGGCACAAGTCGAACcagaaaattt AGAGATACCATCCAAGCTGCCTCAAATTTTGCGCAAAGGAATCAATTGCCTCATCGGTTGCAAGACCAAATGCTTGCCCACTTGTGTTTGAAGTATAGAACAGACTCGGAAGGTTTGCAGCAGCAAGAGACACTTGATTCTCTTCCTAAGGCCATCAGATCCAGCATTTCACATTATCTTTTCTATTCTCTGATCGATAAGGTCTACTTGTTTCACGGGGTTTCGAATGACTTGCTCTTTCAATTG GTGTCAGAGATGAAAGCTGAATATTTTCCACCCAAAGAAGATGTTATCTTGCAAAATGAAGCCCCCACTGACTTTTATATACTGGTCACTGGTGCCGTG GAACTGGTAGTTCTTAAAAATGGGGTTGAACAG GTTGTTGGAGAGGCCAAAACTGGTGATCTTTGTGGTGAGATTGGTGTGCTCTGTTACAAGCCACAGCTTTTCACCGTTCGAACGAAGCGACTGAGCCAGTTGCTGAGGCTAAATCGGACTACTTTCTTGAATATTGTTCAGGCCAACGTGGGAGACGGAACCATTATCATGAATAATCTGCTTCAG CATTTAAAAGACCTCAACGATCCAATCATGGAGGGAGTTTTGGTGGAGATTGAGACCATGTTAGCTCGTGGTAGAATGGACCTACCAGTGAGTGTGTGCTTTGCGGCAGCAAGAGGGGATGACTTGTTGTTACATCAGTTGCTGAAACGAGGAATGGATCCAAACGAATCCGACAACAATCGAAGGACAGCTTTG CACATAGCAGCATCTCAAGGGAAAGAAAACTGTGTTCTGCTTCTGTTGGATTATGGGGCGGATCCTAACATTACAG ATTTGGACGGTAATGTGGCACTATGGGAGGCTATGGTGGGAGAACATGAGTCAGTGAGGAAGGTGTTGGCAGAAAACGGAGCTAACTTGCAATGCGGGGATGTGGGCCAGTTTGCATGTAGCGCTGTTGAGCAGAACAATTTGAAGTTGCTGAAGGAGATAAAGCGGTACGGAGGAGATATCACCCTTCCGAGCATCAACAGTGGGACCACAGCATTGCACGTTGCAGTGTCGGAGGGCAACGTTGAAATGGTGAAATACCTTTTGGATCACGGGGCAAGCATTGACAAGCCGGACAAGCATGGCTGGACCGCCAGAGGTCTGGCAGATCAGCAATCACATACAGAAATAAAAGCCATTTTTGACTCTACTGGGGACCCTAAGGTTCACTCTTCCCTTTCCATTCCCGAGAAGCAGAGTGCGTTCAGGTTCCTTGGAAGGTTCACTAGTGAGCCAACCATGCCTTTACCCCTTGAGGGTTCATTTCATGGAGCGGATGCCTCTTTGAGCCAGAGCCAGAGACAGAGCCAGAACCGTCCAAGGCGTAGGAGCAGCAATTATCATAATTCACTCTTGGGGATAATGGTGGCAGCACATAATGGGGAAAAGGACCTGCTTTTGCCTCTTGACATGAATAACACGGGAAGCAATGGCATGAAGAGTAGTAGTCCAGCTAGAGTGATTATTAGTTGCCCTGAGAGGGGTGAGGTTGTGGGGAAGCTTGTTTTACTACCTGGAAGCTTTCAAGAGCTGCTTGAGATTGGAGCCAAAAAATTTGGTTTCTATCCTGCCAAGGTTGTTTGCAAAGATGGAGGTCAAATTGAAGATTTAGAGGTTATTAGAGATGGTGATCATCTGGTCTTTCTCGGTGCTGGTGAGTTGTAG